The Dehalogenimonas lykanthroporepellens BL-DC-9 genome includes a window with the following:
- a CDS encoding conserved hypothetical protein (manually curated~KEGG: csa:Csal_1992 hypothetical protein) — MSANPTMKIQKAYRQLLARDNHLLSVEANERSITHKLAEYLQVEFPEWNVDCEYNRNGLDGKKLSTFIKDIQSDDTDAVSVYPDIIIHHRGTENNYVVIEAKKSNSRTEDMDNEKLCAYRSDLGYAHAYKVTFPIGVREINVQQCVQKI; from the coding sequence ATGAGCGCTAATCCAACCATGAAGATACAGAAAGCTTATAGGCAATTATTGGCAAGAGATAATCACCTACTGAGCGTGGAAGCGAATGAACGAAGCATTACTCATAAGCTGGCCGAATATTTGCAAGTAGAATTTCCTGAGTGGAATGTAGATTGTGAATACAATCGAAATGGCCTGGATGGTAAAAAATTGAGTACTTTTATTAAGGATATACAATCCGATGATACTGATGCAGTTTCTGTTTATCCGGACATCATTATCCATCATAGGGGCACAGAAAATAATTATGTAGTTATTGAAGCCAAGAAAAGTAATTCACGGACTGAAGATATGGATAATGAAAAACTATGCGCATACAGAAGTGATTTGGGATACGCGCATGCCTACAAAGTAACATTTCCTATTGGTGTCAGGGAGATTAATGTCCAACAGTGTGTTCAAAAAATATGA